GACTACTTCGTCTACGAGCACCAATTGCGGACGAAGGAACTGCCGTCCGGCCGGGCTCGGATTTCTCGATGAACGCTCGGATCGCTGCTCAAAGGAGCCTGTCGAAAGGAGACGCGCGCCGCACTGCGCTGCTCGCGGCACTCGATGATTCGTTGCGAGAGGTGGACAGTGTCGAGTCGATCAATGTGGCCGACCTGTCCCGTCGAGCCGGGGTCACCCGCTCGGCGTTCTACTTCTACTTCGAGAACAAGGCCGCTGCGGTCGGCGCTTTGATGGAAGTTTTCTACGAGGAGGCGGCCGAGGCCGGTGTCTGGTTGACCGACGTCTCACGCGACCCGACCGAGCGCATCGGTAAAGCCGTGTCGCATCTGTTCACCGTCACCGAGCGGCACGAGCATCTCTACCGTGCCGTGTTGGAGGCCCGAGCCACCAACCCGTCCATCCGCACGATGTGGGAGGCGGACCGGGTCTCGTTCGAGGAGTCCGTGGCCGAGATGATCGAAGCCGAACGCGCTGCCGGCCG
This region of Rhodococcus sp. PAMC28707 genomic DNA includes:
- a CDS encoding TetR/AcrR family transcriptional regulator yields the protein MNARIAAQRSLSKGDARRTALLAALDDSLREVDSVESINVADLSRRAGVTRSAFYFYFENKAAAVGALMEVFYEEAAEAGVWLTDVSRDPTERIGKAVSHLFTVTERHEHLYRAVLEARATNPSIRTMWEADRVSFEESVAEMIEAERAAGRAPDGVDARTLAAVLLDVNDRNMERRVVGSRPDHDLHVEVVTSIWVRSIYGTHPLS